A section of the Elizabethkingia anophelis R26 genome encodes:
- a CDS encoding helix-turn-helix domain-containing protein yields the protein MMIKCFYAMVLFSALTFAQATDSFNISGYIRKIYYLDTNSHSLKPRTNQERAWAYMQVADSLYKQIRYTEAIKLYEQADYYALKNQHNKERFVINYFLSDIYRSIGFSNKANEYWEVACSFFTSLDRIDSAIMTNLYKARRMEHNNQFYLAILYHQENISLLEKKYLNLPESKSLIFQQKIDLALEHNIIAYDYLKNNNLHEAKKNFEKTEFYLKDINIATQYQTPYYDLCKAIIAIKENKREEARKWFDSAEKIAEKKAYQVFAKRISEEKILSKIDQLDNHSSKSFKDFFKKILTEIQKVNELEIEREEKKVTDQNNQIEHWKSFFILLTATLTLYIIIKDKKTHKKRSPNQSENARITFTKEIKHVSENDIQPPENFSFINLNYENITRTSTLISEAKESELLEKLNQFETGTDFMAKNFTLSNLASILDTNTKYVHYLLKAHRNKNFNDYINGLKIKYIVHCLCKEPKFQNYKISYLADIVGFSSQSRFAYIFKKEVGLSPSDFIRTLKRKNKTSQNTDI from the coding sequence ATGATGATAAAATGTTTTTACGCTATGGTGCTATTTTCTGCACTTACATTTGCACAAGCAACGGACAGCTTCAATATCTCCGGATACATCCGAAAAATCTACTATTTAGATACTAACTCTCACTCTCTCAAACCACGCACAAATCAGGAAAGAGCATGGGCATATATGCAAGTGGCAGATTCCCTGTACAAACAGATAAGATATACCGAAGCTATAAAACTTTATGAACAGGCCGATTATTATGCATTAAAGAACCAGCATAACAAGGAGCGTTTTGTTATTAATTATTTTCTGAGTGATATATACCGGAGTATTGGATTTTCCAATAAGGCCAATGAATATTGGGAGGTTGCTTGCTCATTTTTCACCTCTCTTGACAGAATAGATTCTGCTATAATGACTAACCTGTATAAGGCTCGAAGAATGGAGCATAATAACCAGTTTTATTTAGCCATCTTATACCACCAGGAAAACATAAGCCTGCTAGAAAAAAAATATTTAAATCTTCCTGAGTCAAAATCTCTTATTTTCCAGCAAAAAATTGATCTCGCTTTGGAGCATAATATCATTGCTTATGATTATTTAAAAAACAACAACCTCCATGAGGCTAAAAAAAATTTTGAAAAAACAGAGTTTTATTTAAAAGATATAAATATTGCCACTCAGTATCAAACACCCTATTATGATCTGTGCAAAGCGATAATTGCAATAAAAGAAAATAAAAGAGAAGAAGCCCGGAAGTGGTTTGATTCTGCAGAAAAAATTGCAGAAAAGAAAGCTTATCAGGTATTCGCGAAGCGGATTTCGGAAGAGAAAATTTTAAGCAAAATTGACCAACTGGATAATCACAGCTCTAAAAGCTTTAAGGACTTTTTCAAAAAAATCTTAACCGAAATTCAGAAAGTAAATGAATTGGAGATTGAGCGGGAAGAAAAGAAAGTTACCGACCAGAACAACCAGATAGAACACTGGAAAAGCTTTTTTATCCTGCTAACCGCTACTTTAACCTTATATATTATTATAAAAGACAAAAAAACACATAAGAAAAGATCTCCAAATCAGTCAGAAAATGCCCGAATTACCTTCACAAAAGAAATAAAGCATGTCTCTGAAAATGATATACAGCCTCCTGAAAACTTTAGTTTTATAAATCTCAATTACGAAAACATTACGCGGACATCTACTCTTATTTCTGAAGCTAAAGAATCTGAGCTTTTGGAAAAACTAAACCAATTTGAAACCGGAACCGATTTTATGGCAAAAAATTTTACTCTTTCAAACCTTGCATCAATTCTTGATACCAACACAAAGTATGTACATTACCTACTGAAAGCTCACCGGAATAAAAATTTCAACGATTATATTAACGGCCTGAAAATAAAATACATTGTCCACTGCCTCTGTAAAGAACCTAAATTTCAGAATTACAAAATCAGTTATCTGGCAGATATAGTTGGCTTTTCTTCACAAAGCAGATTTGCTTACATCTTCAAAAAAGAAGTCGGACTGTCTCCTTCTGACTTTATAAGAACATTAAAAAGAAAAAACAAAACCTCGCAAAATACTGATATATAA
- a CDS encoding mannose-1-phosphate guanylyltransferase — translation MMIENRYCVIMAGGVGSRFWPISTSKFPKQFQDILGVGRTMIQQTYDRISKIVPAGNIFVITSSEHVSVVQNQLPELKPENIVGEPVMKNTAACNIFMGMKIAEINPNAVITVLPSDHLILKEDVFLNTIELAFEEANTNHTLVTIGIQPTRPETGYGYIQFLEKKGQNVFKVKTFTEKPTLEVAKTLIESGDFLWNAGIFVWNVQDILKAFQENLPEMYQQFTECEYNNESEKTCIETIYPKVQKISIDNGILEKTKNVAVIPADLGWSDLGTWTSVFENAEKNEHNNAENSKYVLSYASTGNIIHIKNKNKAVIIDGLNDYIVVDTDKALLICPRSHDQEIKDYVIDLKTTKKGDKFI, via the coding sequence ATGATGATTGAAAACAGATATTGTGTAATAATGGCAGGGGGTGTAGGCAGTAGATTCTGGCCTATCAGTACCTCCAAGTTTCCAAAGCAATTTCAGGATATATTAGGGGTAGGACGTACCATGATTCAGCAAACTTATGACAGAATCAGCAAAATTGTCCCTGCTGGAAATATTTTTGTTATTACCAGCAGCGAGCATGTTAGTGTGGTCCAAAATCAGTTACCAGAATTAAAACCAGAAAATATTGTTGGTGAGCCAGTTATGAAAAATACTGCAGCTTGCAATATTTTTATGGGAATGAAAATCGCGGAGATTAATCCGAATGCTGTAATAACTGTCCTTCCTTCAGATCATCTTATTTTAAAAGAAGACGTTTTCTTAAACACCATAGAGCTTGCTTTTGAAGAAGCTAATACAAATCATACACTTGTAACCATTGGTATACAACCAACTCGTCCGGAAACAGGATACGGATATATTCAGTTTTTGGAGAAAAAAGGGCAAAATGTTTTCAAAGTAAAAACCTTTACTGAAAAACCAACTCTGGAAGTAGCCAAAACACTTATTGAATCTGGTGATTTTCTTTGGAACGCAGGGATATTTGTGTGGAACGTTCAGGATATTCTAAAAGCTTTCCAGGAAAACCTTCCTGAAATGTATCAGCAATTTACAGAATGTGAATACAACAATGAGTCAGAAAAAACCTGCATAGAAACCATTTACCCGAAGGTTCAGAAAATTTCCATTGACAATGGTATTCTGGAAAAAACTAAAAATGTAGCTGTAATCCCAGCTGATTTAGGCTGGTCCGACTTGGGTACATGGACATCGGTATTTGAAAATGCTGAAAAGAATGAACATAACAATGCTGAAAATTCTAAATATGTGTTGTCGTATGCCTCTACGGGTAATATCATACACATTAAAAATAAAAATAAGGCTGTTATCATAGACGGATTAAACGATTATATTGTTGTAGACACTGATAAGGCTCTACTAATTTGCCCGCGAAGTCACGATCAGGAAATCAAAGATTACGTAATTGATCTGAAAACAACAAAAAAGGGAGATAAATTCATCTAA
- a CDS encoding antirestriction protein ArdA: MTNLQNCLDTFSIYVGTYKKYNEGSLFGDWLNLSDYSDYDELLYAMKELHNDEDDPEFMFQDYECPSFIESLGLISESHISNTIYDIIGQIEDSGYDIEVIESFINCFGISDLNEVIDRINDCYVGEYSDDETFVQLLLEETGDIPQDMPSYICIDWESTARNIMYDYCTSNNNYFRNF, from the coding sequence ATGACAAATTTACAAAATTGTTTAGATACATTCAGTATCTACGTGGGAACTTACAAAAAGTATAACGAGGGAAGCCTATTTGGTGACTGGTTAAATCTGTCTGACTATTCAGATTATGACGAATTACTGTATGCTATGAAAGAACTTCACAATGACGAAGATGATCCAGAATTTATGTTTCAGGATTATGAATGCCCTTCTTTTATTGAGTCTTTAGGATTGATCAGTGAATCTCATATTTCAAATACTATCTATGATATAATAGGTCAAATAGAAGATTCTGGCTATGATATAGAAGTTATTGAATCTTTTATAAATTGCTTCGGGATAAGTGATTTAAACGAGGTTATAGACCGAATTAACGACTGTTATGTGGGTGAATATTCAGATGACGAGACTTTTGTCCAGCTACTCTTAGAAGAGACTGGAGATATACCACAAGATATGCCATCATATATTTGTATTGACTGGGAAAGTACTGCAAGAAATATAATGTATGATTATTGTACCAGTAATAACAACTATTTTAGAAATTTCTAA
- a CDS encoding 3'-5' exonuclease, protein MIQNIPFEKILFLDIETVPQAGNWSDLDEATQKLWDKKTRFQRKEDVSADEFYEDRGGIMAEFGKIVCISVGMLAKSGKLKIHSFSGHDEKKLLEEFGEMFNNPRMNQVVLCAHNGKEFDFPYISRRMLINQMQPPVPLQMFGKKPWEIPHIDTMELWKFGDWKNFVSLELLAHIFGVPTPKDDIDGSMVASIYYIEKDLERIRVYCEKDVLTLCNVFRKMRQEDLLQRED, encoded by the coding sequence ATGATTCAGAATATTCCTTTTGAAAAAATCCTGTTTTTAGATATTGAAACGGTGCCACAGGCAGGTAACTGGTCCGACTTGGATGAGGCAACACAGAAATTATGGGATAAGAAAACACGGTTTCAAAGAAAAGAAGATGTTTCTGCTGATGAATTCTATGAAGACAGAGGCGGAATAATGGCTGAATTTGGTAAGATTGTCTGTATTTCTGTAGGAATGCTGGCAAAGTCCGGAAAGCTGAAAATTCATTCATTTAGTGGACACGACGAAAAAAAATTGCTGGAAGAGTTTGGAGAAATGTTCAATAACCCACGAATGAATCAGGTAGTCTTATGTGCACATAACGGAAAAGAATTCGATTTTCCTTATATCTCCAGAAGAATGCTGATTAATCAGATGCAGCCTCCGGTTCCGTTACAAATGTTTGGTAAAAAACCATGGGAGATTCCACATATTGATACAATGGAACTCTGGAAGTTTGGGGATTGGAAAAATTTTGTTTCATTAGAATTACTGGCACATATATTTGGTGTTCCGACCCCTAAAGACGATATAGATGGATCTATGGTTGCATCAATTTATTATATAGAAAAAGACTTAGAACGTATTCGTGTGTATTGTGAAAAAGATGTCTTAACTTTGTGCAACGTTTTCAGGAAGATGCGGCAAGAGGATTTGTTGCAACGTGAAGACTAA
- a CDS encoding SprT-like domain-containing protein codes for MSLQILQKYLPEGAIFYIEKWLKPYSCHIRITKKRNSKLGDYRYRSGETQQISINGDLEPQLFFFVLTHEIAHLITFSADRKILPHGKEWKICYRNLLLESLNTYEEDFRPMVMAFSKTPKANYMATPEIVRYFSKNTTEDFIEDLNLGHIFEYQNQTFEILEVRKKRYICKNLHSGRKYLFRTCVQVKKLIHDD; via the coding sequence ATGAGCCTGCAAATCTTACAAAAATACCTTCCGGAAGGAGCCATTTTCTATATCGAAAAATGGCTAAAACCTTATTCATGTCATATCAGAATAACAAAGAAGCGAAACTCTAAACTTGGAGATTATCGTTACCGCTCCGGCGAAACCCAGCAAATATCAATTAACGGGGATCTGGAACCACAGCTCTTTTTCTTTGTATTAACACATGAGATTGCACATCTCATTACATTTTCTGCGGACAGAAAAATATTACCACACGGTAAAGAATGGAAAATTTGCTATCGTAACCTTTTACTGGAAAGCCTGAATACTTATGAAGAAGATTTCCGGCCAATGGTAATGGCTTTTTCTAAAACCCCAAAAGCAAACTATATGGCAACGCCGGAAATAGTTCGTTATTTCAGTAAAAATACGACTGAGGATTTTATTGAGGATCTGAATCTTGGACACATTTTTGAATATCAAAATCAGACTTTTGAGATCCTGGAAGTAAGGAAAAAACGCTATATTTGCAAAAACCTGCATTCGGGGAGAAAATATTTATTCCGAACCTGTGTTCAGGTTAAAAAATTGATTCATGATGATTGA
- a CDS encoding serine hydrolase domain-containing protein, translating to MLSIIVGIVILLIIICFVLGYGYLFTAVRKTYLKGKTGAHIFDGQDFSSNIIENGNASPWEKAEDYNRRPLSQSLISHLNKTKSVSFLVIKEGKLLSENYWQGNNQASRTNSFSMAKSITVMLLGCAIQDKKIESTATKLSYFYPGFAKDPNGKDCTLGNLSTMESGLDWDENYANPFKPNAKAYYGDDLADFMLKRKFKTVSGTQFEYQSGTTQLLGFAVRKAIGESLSSYASEKLWKPLGMEYSAFWNLDRENGMEKTYCCINATSRDFAKFGQLLLNNGVYNGQQLLSSEFVQKMITGTKLSQESYGNGIWVNNDAQIKHYYLRGLYGQYVICIPDYNMIVVRTGSSRDEAKDSKERPEEVELFVNEAVALFGK from the coding sequence ATGCTGAGTATAATTGTAGGTATTGTAATTCTTCTTATTATAATTTGTTTTGTATTGGGTTATGGATATCTCTTTACAGCAGTAAGGAAAACTTATCTTAAAGGAAAGACCGGAGCGCATATTTTTGATGGTCAGGATTTTTCATCCAATATTATTGAAAATGGGAATGCTTCTCCCTGGGAGAAGGCGGAAGATTATAATCGGAGACCCCTTTCGCAGAGCCTTATATCACATCTCAATAAAACCAAAAGCGTTTCTTTTCTTGTTATTAAGGAAGGGAAGCTTTTAAGTGAAAACTATTGGCAAGGAAATAATCAAGCATCCAGAACTAATTCTTTTTCTATGGCTAAAAGTATTACCGTTATGCTTTTAGGATGTGCAATTCAGGACAAAAAAATAGAAAGTACAGCTACTAAATTATCCTATTTTTATCCCGGATTTGCTAAAGACCCAAATGGTAAAGATTGTACACTCGGCAATCTTTCTACAATGGAAAGCGGACTGGATTGGGACGAAAATTATGCAAATCCGTTTAAACCAAATGCAAAAGCTTATTATGGGGATGATCTTGCAGATTTTATGCTGAAAAGAAAATTTAAAACGGTATCCGGAACTCAGTTTGAATACCAAAGTGGTACCACACAGCTTTTAGGTTTTGCAGTTCGTAAAGCAATAGGAGAGAGCTTGAGTAGTTATGCTTCCGAAAAGCTTTGGAAACCCTTAGGGATGGAATACTCTGCTTTCTGGAATCTCGACAGAGAGAACGGGATGGAGAAAACCTATTGCTGTATTAATGCGACATCAAGGGATTTTGCAAAATTCGGACAATTACTTCTTAATAACGGTGTATATAATGGGCAGCAGCTTCTGAGCTCAGAATTTGTACAAAAAATGATTACCGGAACAAAACTGTCGCAGGAATCTTATGGTAATGGAATTTGGGTGAATAATGATGCACAAATTAAGCATTATTATTTGCGTGGATTATATGGGCAGTATGTAATTTGTATTCCTGATTATAATATGATCGTTGTGAGAACAGGCTCTTCCAGAGATGAAGCCAAAGATTCTAAAGAACGACCTGAAGAAGTTGAGCTGTTTGTAAATGAAGCAGTGGCCTTATTCGGAAAGTAA
- a CDS encoding serine/threonine-protein kinase, with the protein MPLGLHTTELNFETTKEIGQEGKNSQVFLAHDKQLDGEIVVKKIEKSKIVNPTEYYEEAKKLYASSHSNVVKVNYGCSDADHIYIAMPYYKNGSLKSLIATKNLTIREIIRYSIQFLSGLHHIHSKGLIHFDVKPDNILISDSDEAHLSDFGLTKAMNSFGFASPELIYEKQVPPETFTSSDKTIHFDIYLAGLTIYRLLNGEEYFHRQLHSFSNQSDYIDAIATGTFPNRTDYLPHIPLKLQRVVNKAMNVNIADRHQTVLELINELSDIDENLDWRFNQTSTSYHWERDNGNHTYKVVVDLTNPRNISILTTKVNNSTVREQREKAHCHNNLTTSNVLSKIKQALKL; encoded by the coding sequence TCACAGGTATTTTTAGCACACGACAAACAACTTGATGGAGAAATTGTCGTTAAAAAAATTGAGAAAAGTAAAATTGTTAATCCCACGGAGTATTATGAAGAAGCGAAAAAACTTTATGCATCCTCACATAGTAATGTTGTAAAAGTAAATTATGGTTGTTCAGATGCTGATCATATTTATATAGCTATGCCATATTATAAGAATGGCTCGCTTAAATCACTTATTGCTACAAAAAATCTAACAATTAGAGAAATTATTCGTTATTCAATACAGTTCTTATCAGGACTACATCATATTCATTCAAAAGGGTTAATTCATTTTGACGTTAAACCTGATAATATTTTGATTTCCGATAGCGATGAAGCTCACTTGTCTGATTTTGGATTGACAAAAGCAATGAATAGTTTCGGTTTTGCTTCACCTGAATTAATTTATGAAAAACAAGTCCCTCCTGAAACTTTTACAAGTTCGGATAAAACTATTCATTTTGATATTTATTTAGCAGGACTAACTATATATAGATTACTAAATGGAGAAGAATATTTTCATCGCCAATTGCATAGCTTTAGTAATCAATCAGATTACATAGATGCAATAGCTACAGGAACGTTTCCTAACAGAACAGATTATCTTCCTCATATCCCTTTAAAGTTGCAACGAGTTGTAAATAAAGCTATGAATGTAAATATTGCTGATAGGCATCAAACTGTTCTAGAATTGATAAATGAGTTAAGTGATATAGATGAAAATTTAGACTGGAGATTTAATCAAACGTCAACATCTTACCATTGGGAGCGAGATAATGGAAACCATACATATAAAGTAGTGGTAGATTTGACAAACCCAAGAAACATTAGTATACTTACCACTAAAGTAAATAATTCTACTGTTAGGGAACAACGTGAAAAGGCTCATTGCCACAATAATTTGACCACTTCTAACGTTTTATCTAAAATAAAACAGGCATTGAAATTGTGA
- a CDS encoding recombinase family protein has translation MKARYIRVSTGNQNTERQLKKNHPNEKLYIDIVSGAIPFKEREQGNKLIQDIEANSIKYISVHSIDRLGRNLFDILATLELLNEKKVTLKVDNLGIESLVNNKPNSAFKLIISVMANIAEMERETMLERQKEGIKIAIANGVYKGRVKGSKESGKQVLSKYKEVVKYLKRGQSLRDIAKLCNVSLGTVQKVKRILNQ, from the coding sequence ATGAAAGCTAGATATATCAGGGTTTCAACAGGAAACCAGAATACAGAAAGGCAATTAAAAAAGAATCACCCAAATGAAAAGCTTTATATAGACATTGTGAGTGGAGCTATTCCATTTAAAGAACGAGAGCAAGGAAATAAGCTAATCCAAGATATAGAAGCCAATTCAATAAAATATATTAGTGTTCACTCAATTGATAGATTAGGGAGAAATCTATTTGACATATTAGCCACATTAGAGCTGTTAAATGAGAAGAAGGTCACTTTAAAGGTAGATAACCTCGGTATTGAAAGTTTAGTCAATAACAAGCCTAATTCAGCCTTTAAATTAATTATTTCAGTAATGGCTAACATTGCAGAGATGGAACGGGAGACAATGCTGGAAAGGCAAAAGGAAGGTATTAAGATTGCTATTGCCAATGGCGTTTACAAAGGCAGGGTTAAAGGCTCTAAAGAATCGGGTAAACAAGTGTTATCAAAATACAAAGAAGTTGTCAAGTATCTAAAAAGAGGTCAATCATTGAGAGATATAGCTAAACTGTGCAATGTTAGTTTAGGAACCGTGCAGAAAGTTAAAAGAATTTTAAATCAGTAA
- a CDS encoding recombinase family protein: MLAIYARVSQDKDDNQNSIETQVDLGKRYADKLGLNYDIYADNNISGTLEIENRPELFRMLQDIASEKITHIFAYDQSRLERNNVVWSNLYMLFQKNSIKLYFQADGDFDFESDSNFLTSNILSVFNSFYVKLTKKKVITALQRNVENGKVHAKPPFGYDKDENKLLIINNKESEIVKRIYKMSLEGKGTDKIAEILNYEGVLTAYSKLEKGGVYKIRDRYNPNIVIEKKKSDAKWRGRTIQGIIKNTIYMGKRSWKGKLYPAPAIFDEVYWQKVNENLKKNRNNTGKKVEHKYLLKGIIKCGCGKNMYGRSRVNKRDHTYICSSRRYKGESCGNKSINIDKIENLIWENFFIRKELLELLNNSSDNQNSLLEDIKQEEALLDQRIINLKKNKSNLIKAISNNIITDDDAKSEINNINNSLIKHSQDKISLASRIVDIRNFKSLIIDTRADFEAFSADVDFDTKRTLINKYIERIIISYDNGKKFQNGNTLPKHIYYIQIEFKNNIIKESYIYNVKNNVIISLRDSKFKLLSKEGIIDALDFTTFEKVLMRLSNGKIIPKPIIGKDNKTIILSNTIIPYGDAKLWSIQNIVDFYTLNTTWLSEKTGINIATENKNLKSYQWLVKEYCNYKNKPLIDWVTFLYKIFGYNDKPKSFKSSQEIDLNHVKF; the protein is encoded by the coding sequence ATGCTAGCTATTTATGCGAGAGTATCACAAGACAAAGATGATAATCAAAATTCAATTGAAACTCAGGTCGATTTAGGAAAAAGATATGCCGATAAATTAGGATTAAATTACGACATATATGCCGACAATAATATTTCTGGTACTCTTGAAATTGAAAATAGACCTGAGCTATTTAGAATGCTCCAAGATATAGCCTCTGAAAAAATCACTCATATTTTTGCCTATGACCAATCAAGGCTAGAAAGAAATAATGTGGTTTGGTCCAATTTATATATGCTATTTCAAAAAAATAGTATAAAACTTTATTTTCAGGCCGATGGTGATTTTGATTTTGAATCTGACAGTAATTTTTTAACATCAAATATATTATCAGTTTTTAATTCGTTTTATGTCAAATTAACAAAAAAGAAGGTCATAACAGCACTACAACGTAATGTCGAAAATGGAAAAGTCCATGCAAAACCCCCATTTGGCTATGACAAAGATGAAAATAAACTACTAATAATCAATAATAAAGAATCAGAGATAGTAAAAAGAATTTACAAGATGTCTTTAGAGGGCAAGGGAACAGACAAAATTGCAGAAATACTAAACTACGAAGGAGTTCTCACTGCCTATAGTAAATTAGAGAAAGGTGGTGTATATAAAATTAGAGATAGATATAATCCTAATATTGTTATAGAGAAAAAGAAGAGTGATGCAAAATGGAGAGGGCGAACTATTCAAGGAATTATTAAAAATACCATATATATGGGTAAAAGATCTTGGAAAGGAAAACTTTATCCAGCTCCTGCAATCTTTGATGAAGTTTACTGGCAAAAGGTTAATGAAAATTTGAAAAAAAATAGAAATAATACTGGAAAGAAAGTTGAACATAAATACTTATTAAAGGGCATTATTAAATGTGGCTGTGGAAAAAACATGTATGGAAGGAGCAGAGTAAACAAACGAGACCATACTTATATTTGTTCATCTCGAAGATACAAAGGGGAAAGTTGTGGAAACAAATCAATAAATATTGATAAAATAGAAAATCTTATTTGGGAGAACTTTTTTATTAGAAAAGAACTTTTAGAACTATTAAATAATTCTTCAGATAATCAAAACTCACTTCTAGAGGACATTAAACAAGAAGAAGCTTTATTAGACCAAAGAATTATTAATCTTAAGAAAAACAAGAGCAATCTTATTAAAGCTATTTCTAATAATATTATTACTGATGATGATGCCAAATCTGAAATAAATAATATTAATAACAGCTTAATTAAACATTCTCAAGATAAAATCTCATTAGCTTCAAGAATTGTAGATATTAGAAATTTTAAAAGTTTAATTATTGATACAAGAGCTGATTTCGAAGCCTTTTCAGCAGATGTCGATTTTGACACAAAGAGAACCTTAATTAATAAATACATTGAAAGGATAATAATTTCATATGATAATGGAAAGAAATTTCAAAATGGAAATACACTTCCAAAGCATATTTATTATATTCAAATTGAATTTAAAAATAATATAATTAAGGAAAGCTACATTTATAATGTTAAAAACAACGTAATAATATCACTTAGAGATAGTAAGTTTAAATTACTTTCAAAGGAAGGTATTATTGATGCCCTGGATTTTACAACTTTTGAAAAAGTACTTATGAGATTATCTAATGGAAAAATCATCCCCAAACCTATTATAGGAAAAGATAATAAAACTATTATTTTAAGTAATACTATTATTCCTTATGGTGATGCAAAACTATGGAGCATACAAAATATTGTCGATTTTTATACTCTAAATACTACTTGGCTCTCAGAAAAAACAGGCATCAACATTGCCACAGAAAATAAAAATCTAAAAAGCTACCAATGGCTAGTTAAAGAGTACTGCAATTATAAAAATAAGCCATTAATTGATTGGGTCACCTTTTTATATAAAATATTTGGATATAATGATAAACCAAAAAGTTTTAAATCTAGCCAAGAAATTGACTTAAATCATGTTAAATTTTAA